The Gemella massiliensis genome contains a region encoding:
- a CDS encoding competence/damage-inducible protein A, whose translation MRVELVSVGTEILLGDIVNTNTAYLSKELATLGIDVYRQTTVGDNRDRLLQTLSTAFCENDTVIITGGLGPTDDDITKECAAEYFNRDFYFHEYSWAKILERLTRSGRNLITDNNKKQAMIPNGAIVLENFCGTAPGIIIEEGNKRIILMPGPPREMKDMFKKSVRPYLERFSSKKFISKYIRFYGIGESLLETKIKHLMDNQTNPTLALYAKTGEVLLRVTASDDTVELCDKLINDKILEIEKIVGEYIYLIGDDNISETQTELHNVVANLLIENKLTISVAESLTGGQLSSMLVEKGGISVSLLEGIVCYSNKSKIHALGVREETLNQFGAVSEQTAKEMVIGVSRRLNSDVAVATTGIAGPKSDDTNKPVGLVYIAVYYKGEVKVFEKIFTGSRELIRTRSSIEALNEVRKIILEHI comes from the coding sequence ATGAGAGTAGAATTAGTTTCTGTAGGGACTGAAATATTACTTGGAGATATAGTAAATACCAATACGGCATATTTATCGAAAGAATTGGCAACGCTCGGAATAGATGTTTATCGTCAAACAACAGTAGGGGATAATCGTGATCGTTTATTACAAACATTAAGCACAGCCTTTTGTGAAAATGATACTGTAATTATAACGGGTGGTTTAGGTCCTACCGATGATGACATTACAAAGGAATGTGCCGCCGAGTATTTTAATCGTGATTTTTATTTTCATGAATATTCGTGGGCAAAAATATTAGAGCGACTTACACGCTCCGGTCGAAATTTAATTACCGATAATAATAAGAAACAAGCTATGATACCAAACGGTGCAATAGTATTAGAAAATTTTTGCGGAACAGCCCCGGGAATTATTATAGAAGAAGGAAATAAACGAATTATTTTAATGCCGGGACCTCCACGTGAAATGAAAGATATGTTTAAAAAAAGCGTTCGACCATATTTAGAACGTTTCAGCTCTAAAAAATTTATTTCTAAATATATTAGATTTTACGGAATAGGTGAGTCGTTATTGGAAACGAAGATAAAACACTTAATGGATAATCAAACTAATCCAACACTAGCTTTATATGCAAAAACAGGAGAAGTTTTATTGCGTGTAACCGCAAGTGATGATACCGTTGAACTATGCGATAAATTAATCAATGATAAAATTTTAGAAATTGAAAAAATAGTTGGTGAATATATATATCTAATTGGTGATGATAATATTTCTGAGACACAAACAGAATTACATAATGTTGTTGCTAATTTATTAATAGAAAATAAATTGACTATCTCTGTAGCAGAATCATTAACAGGCGGTCAACTTTCATCTATGCTGGTAGAAAAAGGAGGAATTTCCGTTTCTTTACTGGAAGGAATAGTTTGCTACTCTAACAAATCTAAAATTCATGCTTTAGGAGTTAGGGAAGAAACATTAAATCAATTTGGGGCAGTTAGTGAACAAACCGCTAAAGAAATGGTAATAGGGGTTTCAAGAAGATTAAATAGTGATGTTGCTGTTGCTACTACGGGAATAGCGGGACCTAAGAGTGATGATACAAATAAACCTGTCGGATTGGTTTATATTGCTGTATATTATAAGGGTGAAGTAAAAGTCTTTGAAAAGATATTTACCGGTAGTAGAGAATTGATAAGAACAAGGTCAAGTATTGAGGCATTAAATGAAGTGAGAAAAATTATTTTGGAACATATTTAG